In a single window of the Acidobacteriota bacterium genome:
- a CDS encoding [protein-PII] uridylyltransferase has protein sequence MSVLLSSSEVRETYEDGLTRLRKQFEASGNGIAVVQGRSRLVDQVIGLCYEHLVEQRSVPADCVAVIALGGYGRNTLFPHSDVDLLFLFKDAKQEAAHKDALSRVYLDLWDLKIRASATARTVAECGRFDRENMEFTVSTLDSRFLLGDRELFERVRAKTLPGLLRKSGQRLLMSVAESARSRHHKFANTIYHLEPNVKEAPGGLRDYNLACWLALVSRFRHANSWPDDGSLFEPRLQFELNSAVEFLFSLRCFLHYRHRRDDNLLSWEAQDAAAASGIGVGRQDMETAQWMRVYFRHARLVAGAAIQLLEELPVKKASFTTTLSRWRAHKSNTDMSIVAGAIVLPKAYPTNEYPSLLNVFVRMARQGLRLGIDAQRAIIQVIPQLNAAEAEQSLWPYLRRILTSRHAANALRAMRDCGLLDAVIPEFKLIDALVIRDFFHRYTVDEHSFLTIETLHTLRAATAEWKKRFAEILGELERPELLFLSLLLHDVGKGMEGENHVTASLTTARQVLIRLGLPPEEREAVEFLIQNHLEMSAVMRRDVFEPKVVGAFADKVGTPEVLKMLTLLTYGDISSVNPEAMTEWKAENLWHVYVATSNFLNRHVDEERVHSTLDGQSLARFGALPPSLMKDLESFLDGLPQRYLRTYGTEQVLKHLELASRLWQQPVQLVLAPHRNLYELTVVTRDKPFLFATLAGALSAWGMEIVKANAFSNSKGTVIDCFYFKDRFRTLDLNPSEHDRIKRDISEVVRGDRSLEHLIRARSGFKSTNRARTKIETKITIDDESSTHSTLLEVVAQDRPGLLYRMAEALAELKCNIEIALIDTEGEMALDVFYLTSNGAKLPQTLQDSVREALQEKLRGDGQT, from the coding sequence ATGTCAGTCCTTTTGTCCAGCAGCGAGGTGCGCGAAACGTATGAAGACGGCCTGACCAGGCTGCGGAAACAATTCGAGGCGTCGGGAAACGGAATCGCCGTTGTCCAGGGACGCTCGCGGCTTGTAGATCAGGTAATCGGCCTCTGCTATGAACATCTGGTCGAGCAAAGGTCTGTCCCTGCAGATTGTGTGGCCGTCATCGCGCTTGGCGGTTATGGCCGAAACACACTCTTTCCTCATTCCGACGTCGACCTGCTCTTTCTTTTTAAGGATGCAAAACAGGAAGCCGCTCACAAAGACGCGCTGAGCCGGGTATATCTCGATTTGTGGGATCTCAAGATACGCGCCAGTGCGACAGCCCGAACCGTGGCCGAGTGCGGGCGATTTGATCGCGAGAATATGGAGTTCACAGTCTCAACGCTCGACTCCCGCTTTCTTCTAGGCGACCGAGAATTGTTTGAGCGTGTACGGGCGAAGACTTTGCCCGGCCTGCTCCGCAAGTCGGGCCAAAGGCTGCTCATGAGCGTCGCGGAATCTGCGCGTTCGCGTCATCACAAGTTCGCCAACACGATCTATCACCTCGAGCCCAACGTAAAAGAGGCGCCGGGCGGCCTGCGTGACTACAACCTTGCGTGCTGGCTTGCTTTAGTGAGCCGCTTTCGCCATGCAAATAGCTGGCCCGACGACGGATCTTTGTTCGAGCCGAGGTTACAGTTCGAATTGAACTCCGCCGTAGAGTTCCTGTTTTCTCTTCGTTGCTTTCTGCATTACCGCCACCGACGCGATGACAATCTCCTGTCATGGGAAGCTCAGGATGCCGCTGCGGCGAGTGGGATCGGAGTCGGTCGTCAGGACATGGAGACCGCACAGTGGATGCGCGTGTACTTCCGCCATGCCCGACTCGTGGCTGGAGCCGCGATTCAACTTCTCGAAGAACTGCCTGTGAAGAAAGCGTCTTTCACCACGACGCTGAGTCGATGGCGAGCGCATAAGTCCAATACCGATATGTCGATTGTCGCCGGCGCGATCGTGCTTCCAAAGGCATATCCGACGAATGAATATCCATCCCTGCTGAATGTTTTTGTCCGTATGGCTCGACAGGGTTTACGGCTGGGCATCGATGCGCAGCGAGCCATTATTCAGGTGATTCCGCAACTCAATGCCGCTGAAGCCGAGCAATCCTTGTGGCCATATCTTCGACGCATACTCACCTCGAGACATGCGGCGAATGCTTTGCGCGCGATGCGAGACTGTGGGCTGCTCGACGCCGTCATTCCGGAATTCAAGTTGATCGATGCTCTGGTCATTCGCGATTTCTTTCATCGCTACACCGTCGATGAGCATTCGTTTCTAACCATCGAAACCCTGCACACTCTTCGCGCCGCCACTGCGGAGTGGAAGAAACGATTCGCCGAGATTTTGGGCGAGCTCGAGAGACCGGAGCTGCTATTCCTGTCGTTGCTTCTGCACGATGTGGGGAAGGGAATGGAGGGCGAGAACCATGTGACCGCGAGCCTCACCACTGCGCGTCAGGTCTTGATTCGTCTGGGACTCCCGCCGGAAGAGCGGGAGGCTGTCGAGTTCCTGATTCAGAACCATCTTGAAATGTCGGCCGTTATGCGACGAGATGTTTTCGAGCCGAAGGTTGTGGGAGCGTTCGCGGATAAAGTCGGCACACCGGAGGTGCTGAAGATGCTGACCTTGCTTACTTATGGCGACATCTCATCGGTGAATCCCGAGGCCATGACCGAATGGAAGGCTGAAAACCTCTGGCACGTCTATGTGGCAACTTCCAATTTCCTCAATCGCCATGTCGATGAAGAGCGCGTTCATAGCACTCTGGATGGTCAGTCTCTGGCTCGATTTGGAGCTCTTCCTCCGTCCTTAATGAAGGACTTGGAGTCGTTTCTTGATGGCTTACCTCAACGCTACCTGCGGACCTATGGAACCGAGCAGGTTCTCAAACATCTGGAACTGGCTTCGCGGCTTTGGCAGCAGCCCGTGCAGTTGGTTTTAGCTCCTCATCGCAACCTGTACGAGCTCACGGTTGTCACTCGGGACAAGCCATTCCTGTTCGCCACCCTTGCCGGCGCGCTCTCGGCCTGGGGCATGGAGATTGTGAAGGCAAATGCATTCTCCAACAGCAAAGGCACTGTCATCGACTGCTTCTATTTCAAGGATCGCTTCCGCACCCTCGATCTGAATCCTTCGGAACACGACAGGATCAAGAGAGATATTTCGGAAGTAGTACGCGGTGACCGTTCGCTGGAGCACCTGATTCGCGCCCGATCCGGCTTCAAGTCTACCAATCGCGCGCGAACGAAGATAGAAACGAAGATCACGATCGACGACGAATCCTCGACTCACAGCACCCTGCTGGAAGTGGTCGCGCAGGATCGTCCGGGATTGCTGTACCGCATGGCAGAGGCGCTGGCGGAGTTGAAATGCAACATTGAGATCGCCCTGATCGATACCGAGGGGGAAATGGCCCTCGACGTCTTTTACTTGACCTCAAATGGGGCTAAGCTTCCCCAGACGCTGCAGGATTCGGTGCGCGAGGCGCTTCAGGAAAAGCTCAGGGGCGATGGGCAGACATAG
- a CDS encoding P-II family nitrogen regulator (indirectly regulates nitrogen metabolism; at high nitrogen levels P-II prevents the phosphorylation of NR-I, the transcriptional activator of the glutamine synthetase gene (glnA); at low nitrogen levels P-II is uridylylated to form PII-UMP and interacts with an adenylyltransferase (GlnE) that activates GlnA) has product MTKVEAIIQPSKLEPVKEALLEIGVEGMTILEVRGHGRQKGHTEIYRGREYTVDLLPKIKLELVLADEMVDRAVQTIVSVTRTGRIGDGKIFLSRIDDAVRIRNDERGVTAL; this is encoded by the coding sequence ATGACGAAGGTTGAGGCGATCATTCAGCCGTCAAAATTGGAACCGGTGAAGGAAGCGCTTCTAGAAATCGGTGTGGAGGGCATGACCATCCTCGAAGTCCGCGGCCACGGACGGCAAAAAGGACACACCGAGATCTATCGCGGGCGTGAGTACACAGTCGATCTCCTGCCCAAGATCAAACTCGAACTCGTCCTGGCCGATGAGATGGTAGATCGTGCGGTGCAGACCATCGTCTCCGTCACGCGTACAGGCCGCATTGGAGACGGCAAAATCTTTCTCTCGCGTATCGACGATGCGGTCCGAATTCGCAACGATGAGCGCGGAGTGACGGCGCTGTAG
- a CDS encoding ammonia channel protein, with translation MKRRFPRGKLRALFLCLILLASCCHLTAQSSPATPADRIAQLELQVKNAQSSADNAWMLVSAALVLLMTGPGLALFYGGLVRKKNVLATMLQSFAMMALITVIWAIVGYSLSFGAGNSFIGGLHNVFLHGVGLRPDTDYAATIPAQTFMVYQLMFAIITPALITGAFAERMKFSAMLLFMTLWSLVVYAPMAHMVWGKGGFLNAALGGHFPSLDFAGGTVVHVTSGVSALVCATYLGRRLGYPKEPMPPHSVVLSFVGACLLWVGWFGFNAGSALAASGLATSAFVNTHFAAAAAAVGWGVAEWLRNGKASALGAISGAVAGLVAITPAAGFVTPMSSLIIGLIAGAFCYFIVAKVKNWFGYDDSLDAFGVHGAGGTIGALLTGIFATSSINPIYHNARGDVLPSGVVDGNWAQLGNQFVAVAIAWVLAIVGTFIILKVVDLLIGLRVTADHEVQGLDLSQHGEEGYYWELSAS, from the coding sequence ATGAAGAGGCGTTTTCCACGCGGTAAGCTACGGGCTCTCTTTCTCTGTTTGATCCTGCTTGCAAGCTGTTGTCACCTCACAGCGCAATCCTCGCCCGCGACTCCGGCCGACAGAATCGCACAGCTCGAATTGCAGGTGAAGAACGCGCAATCTTCGGCGGACAATGCCTGGATGCTGGTCAGCGCCGCACTGGTGTTGTTGATGACCGGGCCCGGGTTGGCGCTCTTCTACGGCGGTCTGGTACGCAAGAAGAATGTGCTCGCCACGATGCTCCAGAGCTTCGCCATGATGGCGCTGATTACGGTCATTTGGGCCATCGTGGGCTACAGCCTTTCATTTGGAGCAGGGAACAGCTTCATCGGTGGACTGCACAACGTTTTTCTTCACGGTGTGGGACTTCGACCTGATACGGACTACGCCGCCACCATTCCCGCGCAGACCTTCATGGTCTATCAATTGATGTTCGCGATCATTACGCCGGCGCTGATCACCGGCGCCTTTGCCGAACGGATGAAGTTCAGCGCCATGCTTCTCTTTATGACGCTCTGGAGCCTGGTTGTTTATGCTCCCATGGCTCACATGGTATGGGGTAAAGGTGGGTTTCTGAACGCAGCGCTGGGTGGGCATTTTCCCAGTTTGGATTTTGCCGGCGGTACGGTTGTACACGTTACTTCAGGCGTGTCGGCGCTGGTCTGCGCCACATACCTGGGACGCCGTCTCGGCTATCCCAAGGAACCAATGCCCCCTCATAGCGTGGTTCTGAGCTTTGTTGGAGCCTGCCTGCTGTGGGTTGGATGGTTTGGTTTCAATGCGGGAAGTGCATTGGCGGCGAGCGGCCTTGCGACCAGCGCCTTTGTAAACACACATTTCGCAGCTGCTGCCGCGGCGGTTGGATGGGGGGTTGCAGAATGGCTGCGTAATGGCAAAGCCAGTGCTCTTGGCGCGATTTCCGGCGCGGTCGCTGGACTGGTGGCAATTACTCCGGCGGCCGGGTTTGTTACGCCGATGTCATCTTTGATAATTGGCCTCATTGCTGGCGCGTTCTGCTATTTCATAGTTGCCAAAGTTAAAAACTGGTTCGGATACGATGACTCGCTCGATGCGTTCGGCGTGCATGGAGCTGGTGGAACCATCGGAGCACTCTTAACCGGGATCTTCGCCACCAGCAGCATCAATCCGATCTACCATAACGCTCGCGGCGATGTGCTTCCTTCCGGAGTTGTCGATGGCAACTGGGCTCAATTAGGAAATCAGTTCGTAGCGGTGGCGATTGCCTGGGTCTTGGCAATTGTTGGAACCTTCATCATTCTCAAAGTTGTGGACTTACTCATCGGCTTGCGTGTCACGGCCGATCACGAAGTGCAGGGGCTGGATCTGAGCCAACATGGTGAAGAAGGCTATTATTGGGAGCTTTCAGCTTCTTAG
- a CDS encoding adenylyl cyclase: MEVQKKSWLQSVALLMWALALTAVGLAQEITGTIRGTVADSTGAVISGAIVKVTNTDTHAVLRTLTTSTSGDYVATLLPVGRYSLAVTAPNFKKVERSGIELNVNDHLSYNFTLQPGAPEQVVNVESEPLQVQLEDATSAGLINGTQIRELSINNRNYEQLVALQPGVSSGVSDQIYIGVSNPTGLSNQINFSVNGNRPTQNNWTIDGADNVDRGANLTLLNYPSVDSIAEFKVLRGEYNPEFGRSSAGEVNVITRSGTSTFHGGVYEFFRNDVLNANGFFDKRSTPVTPRPQLRYNDFGGTFGGPLYIPRVYNTERNKTFFFFSEEARRVITYSNFSSLEAPTQAELAGTFPKAVCLNAACTQTGTQVSAINPIAQAYIKDIFSKLPFNRLQPDNTFFFTAPNVFNARQEVYKVDHLFGQKFQISGRFENDNIPTVEQGGLFTGSALPGVATTNTNSPGKTFSVRGTMNISPTFLNEVGYAYSYGAVLSTPVGLGALANSPDVTPKLPFTTQIPRVPNLAFNDGEGIFGFGPYRDFNYNHQIFDNVSKILGHHSLKFGGTFIYYQKNENDAGGGGSNNGSFSFDDSSPNGNGPSDGTFQQEFANFLEGNVAQFAQTNQDFHAQIRQKQFEVYGQDEYRWKPNFTVTYGIRYSYFHAPYDAGKSAATFDPRVYDPAKAPAIDPKTGLLIAGTQTPVLNGVITPQNSPYGSSVNYTPALNFAPRIGFAWDPYGKGQTSIRAGYGVFFDSPAINALEQFEFTNPPFVQNITISATRLDNPASGTADVNLAPEALGGPAVNWKQPYVEQWSLDVQQDFGHGFLGDMGYYGSKGTHLIGVVDINEPLPGAYTALAGIPIPLTAAATERLNAVRPYKGYDAINIFSPIFGSNYHSLQAQLQKRFTGNSTIVANYTYSHANTDAQSDFRTPQNTYDIRSEYGSAQFDRRHVFTGSYIYDLPFFKDQQGFIGHVLGGWELSGIGYLWSGLPLTVTNSSPSRDPAGLGLLDALSFAGRRPNQIGDPNANAPHTVRQWFNTSAFQKAYPAGQLTPGNERRGTVRGPGQERWDASLFKNTKVGERLNVQFRAEAFNVLNHTNFDGIRTSASSGTFGQVISARDPRTLQLGLKLNF, translated from the coding sequence ATGGAAGTCCAAAAGAAATCATGGTTGCAATCGGTTGCCCTCTTGATGTGGGCGCTCGCCCTGACAGCAGTCGGGCTGGCGCAAGAGATTACCGGTACTATTCGCGGCACGGTGGCGGACAGCACCGGAGCGGTAATCTCCGGGGCCATAGTCAAAGTCACGAACACCGATACCCACGCGGTCTTGCGCACCCTAACGACGAGCACTAGCGGAGATTATGTCGCGACCCTGTTACCTGTGGGGCGGTATTCTTTAGCGGTCACAGCTCCTAATTTCAAGAAGGTTGAGCGTTCCGGAATTGAACTGAACGTCAACGACCACCTTAGCTACAACTTTACCCTTCAACCCGGAGCACCGGAGCAGGTTGTAAACGTCGAGTCCGAGCCGTTACAGGTACAACTGGAAGATGCGACGTCTGCAGGTTTGATCAACGGCACGCAGATTCGCGAGCTCTCCATTAATAATCGCAACTACGAGCAGTTAGTTGCATTGCAACCTGGCGTTTCGTCGGGCGTTTCCGACCAGATCTATATCGGCGTTTCCAATCCCACCGGCTTATCGAATCAGATCAATTTTTCGGTCAACGGTAATCGTCCTACACAAAACAATTGGACCATCGATGGCGCCGACAACGTAGATCGTGGCGCTAATTTGACGCTTCTCAACTATCCCAGCGTTGATTCGATCGCAGAATTCAAGGTTTTACGCGGCGAATACAATCCGGAGTTCGGGCGCAGCTCCGCAGGCGAAGTGAATGTCATCACACGGTCTGGAACAAGCACATTTCACGGCGGAGTCTACGAGTTCTTCCGCAATGACGTGCTGAACGCTAATGGATTCTTTGACAAACGTTCCACTCCCGTTACTCCGCGCCCGCAACTTCGTTACAACGATTTTGGAGGGACGTTTGGTGGGCCTCTCTACATACCTCGCGTTTACAACACCGAACGCAACAAGACATTTTTCTTCTTCTCGGAAGAAGCGCGTCGCGTAATCACTTATTCCAACTTTTCCAGTTTAGAGGCTCCTACTCAGGCGGAACTCGCTGGCACGTTTCCAAAAGCGGTGTGTTTGAACGCAGCTTGCACCCAAACTGGCACTCAGGTTAGCGCAATCAATCCGATCGCGCAGGCCTACATTAAGGACATCTTTTCTAAACTGCCCTTCAATCGGCTGCAGCCCGACAATACCTTCTTCTTCACCGCACCGAATGTCTTCAACGCCCGACAGGAGGTTTATAAGGTCGATCATCTGTTTGGTCAGAAATTCCAAATCTCGGGCAGGTTTGAGAATGACAATATTCCGACGGTGGAACAGGGTGGACTGTTTACCGGTTCGGCGCTGCCTGGTGTCGCTACTACCAATACCAACTCCCCTGGAAAGACGTTCTCGGTACGAGGCACGATGAATATTAGTCCGACCTTCCTGAATGAAGTAGGCTATGCCTATTCTTACGGCGCTGTTCTCAGCACTCCGGTCGGGCTGGGAGCCCTGGCCAACTCGCCGGATGTAACCCCAAAGCTGCCGTTTACTACGCAAATTCCGCGAGTTCCCAATCTTGCCTTCAATGACGGCGAAGGAATTTTCGGATTTGGTCCTTACCGCGATTTCAACTACAACCACCAGATCTTCGACAATGTAAGCAAGATCCTGGGTCATCACAGCCTGAAGTTCGGCGGAACATTCATCTATTACCAGAAGAACGAGAATGACGCCGGCGGCGGCGGATCGAACAACGGCTCCTTCAGCTTCGATGATAGTTCCCCAAATGGAAACGGTCCATCAGACGGCACCTTCCAGCAGGAGTTTGCGAATTTTCTGGAGGGCAATGTTGCCCAGTTTGCTCAAACCAATCAAGACTTCCACGCGCAGATCAGGCAAAAACAGTTTGAAGTCTATGGACAGGATGAATATCGGTGGAAGCCGAATTTCACTGTGACCTACGGTATCCGCTATTCGTATTTTCATGCGCCGTACGATGCTGGAAAATCGGCCGCCACTTTCGATCCGCGCGTCTACGATCCGGCAAAGGCCCCAGCCATCGATCCCAAAACCGGACTCTTGATTGCCGGCACGCAAACTCCAGTGCTGAACGGCGTTATTACTCCGCAAAATTCTCCCTATGGCAGCTCGGTGAATTACACTCCAGCACTGAACTTCGCTCCCCGTATCGGTTTCGCGTGGGATCCATATGGGAAAGGACAGACCTCGATTCGTGCCGGATATGGGGTGTTTTTTGACTCGCCTGCGATCAACGCCCTCGAGCAGTTCGAATTCACGAATCCGCCGTTTGTACAGAACATAACAATTAGTGCCACTCGGCTTGACAACCCCGCGAGCGGCACCGCCGATGTGAACCTCGCTCCCGAGGCGCTGGGAGGACCGGCCGTGAATTGGAAGCAACCGTACGTGGAACAGTGGAGCCTCGACGTCCAGCAGGACTTCGGACACGGGTTTCTAGGTGACATGGGCTATTACGGCAGCAAGGGAACGCACCTGATCGGCGTGGTTGATATTAATGAACCGCTGCCAGGAGCGTACACGGCCCTTGCCGGGATCCCGATCCCACTGACTGCGGCAGCTACGGAAAGGTTAAATGCGGTTCGACCCTATAAGGGATACGACGCGATCAACATCTTCTCCCCAATCTTCGGCTCCAATTACCACTCGCTGCAGGCGCAGTTGCAGAAGCGTTTCACGGGAAACTCCACGATTGTCGCCAATTACACCTATTCGCATGCAAATACAGATGCCCAGAGTGATTTCCGTACTCCCCAGAACACTTACGACATTCGTTCCGAATATGGTTCGGCGCAGTTCGACCGGCGGCACGTATTCACGGGCAGCTACATCTATGACTTGCCGTTTTTCAAGGATCAGCAGGGCTTTATCGGCCATGTGCTTGGAGGATGGGAGCTGTCAGGCATTGGATATTTGTGGTCGGGCCTGCCATTGACTGTGACGAACAGCAGCCCCAGTCGCGATCCCGCGGGACTGGGGCTTCTCGACGCCCTGAGCTTCGCAGGACGTCGACCGAATCAGATCGGAGACCCTAATGCTAATGCTCCGCACACGGTCAGGCAGTGGTTCAATACCTCCGCATTCCAGAAGGCATATCCAGCCGGACAACTAACTCCAGGAAACGAGCGTCGCGGCACCGTTCGCGGACCCGGCCAGGAGCGCTGGGACGCCTCGCTGTTTAAGAATACAAAAGTCGGCGAGCGCCTAAACGTGCAGTTTCGAGCAGAAGCGTTCAACGTGCTGAATCACACGAACTTCGACGGGATCCGCACGAGCGCGAGTAGTGGCACCTTTGGACAGGTGATCAGCGCACGCGATCCGCGCACGCTGCAACTTGGACTTAAATTGAACTTCTAA
- a CDS encoding ABC transporter permease — translation MATAVVAPAKPKPPSLQQLKGALPEIWALVRPRRGLLGVGLLLMAINRVAGLVLPASTKFLIDDVIVKRHVFRLQQIVVAVIAATIIQGITSFALTQLLSKAAQRLIADMRRQIQEHVGRLPVAYYDSTKTGTTVARILSDVEGVRNLIGTGLVDFLGGLLTAVLAFIVLIRISVTMTTIAFVCIAISSLALRKAFKTIRPIFRERSKIYAEVSGRLTESLGGVRVIKGYHAEEREHAVFTMGVHRLLSNVLRTLTATSVMSLSSTVLLGIVGAVVMYLGARQILAGSLTVGGFFMYTMFMGFLIAPMLQVVAIGTQITEALAGLERTREVLNENPEDVDPQRTIILAGIIGNVEFENVSFSYDQNKEVLHNISFQSSSGTVTALVGSSGSGKSTIIGLLSAFYKPQSGRILVDDVDLSHVRLDSYRTKLGVVLQESFLFDGTIRENVAFSRPEASEEEILRACRIARVDEFADRFDKGYETIVGERGVKLSGGQRQRISIARAILADPRILILDEATSSLDSESEALIQEGLSFLMRGRTTFVIAHRLSTIRRADQILVIESGNLLERGTHEELYERGGRYFELYTKQHGLEKNLFLAPGEGDAVEETAEAQARGARIPNSVDILRGNVS, via the coding sequence ATGGCCACCGCTGTCGTCGCTCCAGCCAAGCCGAAGCCTCCTTCTCTGCAACAGCTGAAAGGCGCTCTGCCGGAGATTTGGGCTCTCGTTCGTCCGCGAAGGGGGCTGCTCGGTGTTGGCCTGCTTTTGATGGCCATCAACCGGGTGGCGGGATTGGTGCTGCCTGCATCCACGAAATTTCTGATCGACGATGTCATCGTGAAGCGCCACGTGTTTCGCCTTCAGCAGATTGTGGTTGCGGTGATCGCGGCCACCATCATTCAGGGCATTACTTCGTTCGCGCTCACGCAGTTATTGTCGAAGGCGGCACAGCGGCTGATTGCCGACATGCGGCGGCAGATTCAGGAGCACGTGGGACGCTTGCCCGTCGCTTACTATGATTCGACCAAAACGGGAACAACGGTGGCGCGCATCCTTTCGGACGTGGAGGGCGTGCGTAACCTGATCGGCACAGGGCTGGTTGATTTTCTTGGCGGACTGCTAACCGCGGTTCTCGCCTTCATCGTTTTGATACGCATCAGCGTGACCATGACGACGATCGCCTTCGTCTGCATCGCGATCTCTTCTCTGGCATTGCGGAAGGCGTTCAAGACGATTCGTCCGATCTTTCGCGAGCGCAGCAAGATCTACGCTGAGGTCAGCGGACGTCTCACCGAGTCCCTGGGCGGTGTGCGCGTCATCAAGGGTTACCACGCCGAGGAGCGGGAGCATGCGGTGTTTACCATGGGCGTACACCGTCTTCTGAGCAACGTCCTGCGCACTCTGACCGCAACTTCAGTCATGAGTCTCTCCTCGACCGTGCTGCTCGGGATCGTTGGCGCTGTAGTGATGTATCTCGGAGCACGGCAGATTCTCGCCGGAAGTCTGACGGTTGGCGGCTTCTTTATGTACACGATGTTCATGGGCTTCTTGATAGCCCCAATGCTGCAGGTGGTGGCGATTGGGACTCAGATTACAGAAGCGCTGGCCGGCCTGGAGCGTACGCGCGAAGTCTTGAACGAGAACCCCGAGGATGTCGATCCGCAGCGAACGATTATCCTCGCCGGCATCATCGGTAACGTCGAGTTCGAGAACGTCAGCTTCTCTTACGATCAGAACAAAGAGGTCCTGCACAACATTTCATTTCAATCCTCTTCGGGAACTGTCACCGCCCTGGTTGGTTCTTCCGGTTCCGGGAAGTCGACGATCATCGGGCTGCTCTCAGCGTTTTACAAGCCGCAGAGCGGGCGCATTCTCGTGGACGACGTGGACCTCAGCCATGTGCGTCTCGATTCGTATCGCACCAAGCTGGGCGTCGTGCTGCAGGAATCATTCCTGTTCGACGGAACCATTCGGGAGAACGTGGCTTTTTCCCGTCCGGAGGCCAGCGAAGAAGAGATTCTGCGCGCTTGCCGCATCGCGCGCGTAGACGAGTTTGCCGATCGCTTCGACAAGGGCTACGAGACGATTGTCGGCGAGCGTGGAGTGAAGCTTTCGGGTGGACAGCGCCAGAGAATCTCGATCGCGCGCGCAATCCTGGCCGATCCGCGAATTCTCATTCTCGACGAAGCTACGTCGAGCCTCGACTCAGAATCGGAAGCTCTGATTCAGGAAGGTCTGTCCTTCCTAATGCGCGGCCGAACAACTTTCGTCATCGCCCACCGCCTAAGCACGATTCGCCGCGCCGATCAGATCCTCGTAATTGAGAGCGGGAACCTGCTGGAGCGGGGCACACACGAAGAACTCTACGAGCGCGGCGGCCGCTATTTCGAGCTTTACACGAAGCAGCATGGGCTGGAGAAGAACCTCTTTCTGGCTCCAGGCGAGGGGGATGCCGTGGAAGAAACCGCGGAAGCACAGGCGCGCGGCGCACGCATTCCCAATTCGGTAGACATCCTGCGCGGGAATGTGAGCTAG